TATTTCACCCGACGGCAGCAAGCTGGCCATCATGCGGAACGACCATTCCATCATGGAGATCGTGCTTATCTCCGCTACTGATGGGCGTTTCCTGAAGCGGCTGATCCGGGGCGGAACCACCGCACATTTTGAGGAGCTCAAGCTGCTCAAGCCGGGCATCACCTGGTCACCGGATGGAAAGAGAGTGGCCTTTGCCGCCAAGGCAGCCAGCAAGGACGTACTCTACGTCGCCGACATTAAGACCGCCAAGGTAAAGGAGTACCCAACCGAGCTGGAAGGTCTGTTCATGGCCGCCTGGAGTCCCGAAGGCGAGACGATTGCACTGGTAGGCAATAGTGGCATCAAAAGCGATATCTATCTCCTTGATCTGAAGACTGGGGATCTGACCAATCTCACCGACGATATCTTTAGCGAGTTTAATCCGGTGTGGTCGCCCGATGGCCAGAGCATCGTTTTCAGCACCGATCGGGGGGATTATCCCGGCTACCGGTTTGATGAACAGGGCAACCGGTACGAATTTGAGCAGCGGTATGCTCCGGCCAGTGGTGAGTTGCTTGCATCCGTTGCGCCAGGGTTCAGTCTGCTGGATCACGATCTGGGCCAACTGGACATCTTCTCCATTGACCGGGATGGCTCGAACCTCCGCAGAATTACCAGCGATCCGGGCAAAGAGAATTACCCGGTCTTCGCCCACACCGAGCCGTACCTATATTTCACCAGCGACCGATCGGGCATTGACAACATTTATATGCTGAACCTGGAATCGGATGAAACCAGAGCGGTTACCAATATATTAACGGGAATCAGCGACCTGAGCATGGGCCGGGACGACAGCCGGCTTTACTTCACCGGGTTTGAGCGCTCGGGATTCGATATTTACCGCATCCATAACCCCCTGGATATGTGGGAGCAGCCGAAGACGGTGCCCCTGTCCAACTTTCTGCTGACCGATACTACGGACACCAAGTCCATCCTGGTGAATGAGGACCGGGGCCGCACCCAGCCGCGGTTGGAAGGCGACTACGCGAACTACGTATTTGGTCTGGATAAGCCCTACAGTTATGGCACAGCCGCAGGGGATACAGCGGAGCGGGTGGAGCTGCAGGAACAGGCCTACAAGGACGAGGGGGGCGAATATCGCGTCCATCGCTACAAAACCCGCTTCACACTGGACCTCGTGCAGAGCTATGCGGGGTACAGCACGCTCTACAGTTTCCAGGGCATGACCCAGTTCATGTTCAGCGACATTCTGGGCAATCACCGTATTTCGATGGCCACCGAAATGCAGATTTCGCTGGACAATTCCGACTATTTTCTTACCTACCACCTGCTCCCGTTCCGGACGAACTATTACTTTACGGTATTCCACACCGCGTTCATCTTCTCCACTGGACTATCGGAGTTGAACCGCTTGCGGCACTTTGGCCTCGACATTACGGCTTCCCTGCCCATGAACCGGTTCCGGCGCTTTGATCTGAGCCTCACGGCCAACGCTGTGGAGCACGCCATATTTACCGACCCCAACCGTGATCTCAATTTCACCCGGGCATCTACCGTCCGGATTACGTCCTTAATCCCCCGGCTGGCTTACGTGTGGGATAACGCCGAGTGGGCATTTCTGCACCCGGTAAATGGCTGGCGAACTACCCTGTCTGCCACCGCCAGTCCCAAGCTGAGCAATGAGGGCATCTCATTCCAGACCGTATCCCTAGATGTGCGACGGTATTTCCGTTTGTTTGGCGGAACCAGCATAGCGGCGAGGGTATCCGGCGGCGCCAGCTACGGGGCCGATGCCCAGAGCTTTCTCGTGGGCGGGCTACCGTGGTTGTTCAGCTCGGAGGGGGGCGGCCGCTACGCCCGGAATATCTTTGATGGAACTGCCGTTGAGAACCTGAAAACGATCTACTTTTCCGAATACCTGACGCCCCTGCGGGGCACCCGGCTGATGGAGCGGGTGGGCCGTCAAGCCGTGCTGGTCAATCTGGAGTTCCGCTTTCCATTCCTGATCTATTACTTCCCGGCCCTGCGCATGCTGGGTCAGCTGGGCGGTGTGGCGTTTTTGGATGCCGCGGCGGGATTATGGGATAACGCCGGCGACAGGTCCGATATCGTCACCTACGGTTGGGGCCCGCGCTTCCTGCTTTTCGGGCTACCGATTCAACTCGACTTTGCCTGGCCACTCAATCCTCCCGCTGGGGAGAAACGCACCCGCAGCTGGTACCTGACCATCGGCACAGATTTCTAACTAACCGCTCCGCTTGCCCCCCCGCCTGAGACCGGCCGCCGCTCAATACTGGCGGCTCATGCGCCCTAGCCGCATCCGGGCCTGAAGCGTTGCAATTCCAGATCGGGTCCAGTGACGCTCATTCCGCCGCTCGGACGGGCGAGCTGGTCCTCGCCCACGGTCGGGTGGAGACCCCCTGTTTCATGCCCATCGGGACCCACGGCGCGGTGAAGACGATGGCCCCGTGGGAGCTGCGTGAGCTGGGCGCCGAGATGGTGCTGAGCAACACTTATCACCTGTTCCTCCGGCCGGGCATGGAGGTGATCGGCAAATCCGGCGGCCTGCATAACTTCATGGGCTGGGACGGTCCCATCCTGACCGATTCGGGCGGTTATCAAATCTTCAGCCTGGCAGCCCTGCGGAAGGTGGATGACGAAGGGGTAACCTTCAGGAGCCACCTTGACGGCACCACCCACCATCTCACGCCGGAGGGGGTGGTGGACATCCAGCGCGGACTGGGCTCGGATTTTGTCCTGGCACTGGACGTCTGTCCGCCAGCTGACGCTTCCCGGCGGATGGTGGCTGAAGCCGTGGCCCGCACGACGGCCTGGGCCCGGCGTAGCGCCGAGCGGTTCCAGACCACCGCCCCCAGCGTGGGCGATGACCAGTCACTGGTCTGTATCGTGCAGGGCGGAACCGATGAGAATTTGCGGCGACGCAGCGCCGAGGAGCTGCTGGCGCTGGAGACCCCGGCCTATGCCGTGGGGGGGCTGGCAGTGGGCGAGCCCAAGGAGGCGTTGCTGACAACACTGGAACTGATGGCTGCCTTGCTGCCACAGGCTAAGCCCCGCTATCTTATGGGGGTGGGGACCCCGGCGGACCTGGTGCGGTCAGTGGCGCTGGGCATGGATATGTTTGACTGCGTGTTGCCCACGCGCAATGCCCGCAACGGCCAGCTGTTTACCCCCACCGGGAAGTTGAACATCCGTAATACCCGCTACCGCCTGGACCAGGAGCCGGTACAGGAGGGCTGCGAGTGCCCCCTGTGCGCGCACTTCGGGCGGGCCTATCTTTGCCACCTTTTCCACACGGGGGAGGTTCTGGGCCTGCGGTTGGCTACGGCCCATAACCTGCACTTTTACCTGCGCCTTATGGCCGACATGCGCAGCGCCATCAGGCAGGGGCGTTTCGATTCTTGGTCGCAGTCATTCCTGCGGCAATATGGGGAAGATTGAGCGTGACGGGCAGGGTTGAAGACGCGGCCGGGCCGTCACGGCCCAAGGCGTATCATCGTACGCAGTTGGCGCTCAGCCTGAGTTCCACGGCGGCGGGGTGGGCGTACTTGCTGCTGCTGGTGCTCACGCCTCTGTCTGCGTGGCTGGCTGCAGCCACCGAGTTGACGGCCAATCCTTACTTGCACTTCGTACTGTTTGGCCTGGCGGCAGGTGTCCTAGCGCAGGTTTATGCGCTGCCCCTATCGTTTTTGAGTGGCTACCTGGTGGAGCACCGCTATCAGCTCTCCAACCAAAGCCTGGCGGGATGGGCGTGGGCAAGGACGAAGGGCGCGTTGGTGGGCGCCGCCGTGGGGCTGCCCCTGGCACTGATATTCCTGGCCTGCCTAAGGGCCTTCGGGGCGGGCTGGTGGCTGCCGGTAAGTGGGGTGCTGATCCTGTTCACGGTGGTGCTGGGACGGCTGGCTCCGACCCTCATATTCCCGCTCTTCTACGAGTTTGAGGCGCTGGCTGATGACCATCCGCTGAAAGAGCGCATAGGAACCCTGAGTGGCTCGGTGGGACTGAACGTGGCGGGGGTGTTCCGGTTCAACCTGAGCAAGACGACCAAGAAAGCCAACGCGGCCTTCACTGGCCTGGGGCGGGCCAAACGGGTCCTGCTGGCCGATACGCTGCTGGAGCAGTTCCCCGATGACGAAATCCTGGCGGTGGTGGCCCATGAGCTGGGACACTTCAAACTGCGACACATCTGGAAGGGTATGGCCTTGGGGATGGTCCTCACGGTTGTGGGGCTCAAGCTTGTGGCGAGTGTTCACGCGAGCATCACGGCGGGGAATGTCACCGATCTGGCAACGCTACCGTGGCTGGCACTGCTGCTGGGGTTGTACAGCTTCGCTACGGCGCCGCTGGCCAACGCCTACTCCCGGCGGAACGAGTTCGCCGCCGATGGCTACTCCCGACGACTACTGGGCAGTGGCCGCGACCTGGCCAGTGGGCTTCAGCGTCTGGCCGACCTTAACCTTGCCGACCGGGACCCCCATCCAGTTGTGGAATTCATGTTTTACAACCACCCCTCCATCACGCGGCGGCTGGTCGCCCTGGCCGAAGATGGCGGCGCCACACCGGAGGTTGATTAGACAGCGCTGGCGGTTGGGCGCGCCGGAGATCGCCCTCTAGGGGTCAAGCGCCAGAACGGATCTCGTCGGATGGTTGGGAGAGCGCCTTGACGCTGTCCTCAACACGGGGTGGTATACCGGTATCGACGACGTGCTCATAAATCTGCCGCCGTACCTGGGCATCGAAGTCCGATGTGCTGCTCGTGGCGGTCATGGCGTCTGTGGATGGGGACCGGGCAAGCCCCGCAGGGCCGGCTCACTGCCACTGCGGCATGTGCATTTCCATTAGGGTCTTGGGTGCGGGCACCTCGTTGTCCAGTTTGCCGATGATGAGGCCGTCTTCCAGGACGTAGAGCGCCGGCCAGGCGCGGAAGGTGCCCGCAAAGAGGTCAGGGTCGTATCGGTAAATGGGCAGGTCGAAGTTGAACTCCTCCACAAACCAGCCCAACTCGTGGGATGCGCTCAGGGTGACGCTGAAGACTTCGTAGTCCGGGAGCTCCGCAGATAAAGCCTTCACGTTGGCCACGGCGTTCCAGCAGTGCTCACAGGTCACGGAGAAGATGAACACCAGCTGCCGGCCCTCCAACGCCGGCGGGTCGGCTAGGAAGCCTTCATCGGGGAAGAGGGTCCCCGGCTGGGCCGAGGTGGTGTCCAATTGGGGGTGGTGGATCGTATAGCCGGTAAGGGTACCCAGTGCCAGCAGAAGTGCAGCCAGCGACCCCACCTTCCAGGTACGCCAGCGCGTAGCGGTGGGCGGGGTGAAGCGCCACATAGCTCCCGCCAGGAGCACAAGGACGAGGTTACGGATCAAGGCAATTCCGGGGCTGGTTTCCAGCAGCCGGCCGAAGCAGCCGCACGACTCCAATTCGCCACCCAGTATGCCCATCACCAACAGGGCGGAAAACAGGCCCAGCGCCGCGAGAGTCGCCAGGGCGGTGAGTCTGGGTACCACGCCCATGAGCAGTGCTATGCCGAGGATCGTCTCGACGGTGGGCAAGAGCGCTCCGGCCGGGGTGAGCCAACCCGGCAGCTGATACAGGGGCAGTGTGGCCATGAAGCTCTGGGCGTCCAGAACTTTCAAAGCGCCAGACGTCAGGAAGACGGCGCCCAGGATCAGACGGAACGCGGTGAGAACCCGGGGCAACCAGGATGGCAAATTGGGCGGATTCTGCCTTGGCGTCGGCGATTTTTTATTATCAGACAAGCCGGCTGACTCCCGTGGTTAGTCTCCCACCGCCGGGATTCTGCTCCTCTATTAGCAGGCCTAGTTTAGCCACCGCTGCTGCCCAGCGCCAACTGCTACCTTGAGCTCGTCACCATCCGCTGGTATGTAAGGGGTCATCCAATTTCATCCGCGACCCGAGCTGATTCCGCAGGGCAGCAGGCGTCGGACGGGAATCTGAATTTGATTGTATCGCTGGCGAGAATAAGGGTAAGTTCACTGACGGGGCACAGCCCAAAACGCACGATGATTATGACACGATGCACTTTATGATGGAGGCCGACGGGAATGGCATACATCATAACAGAACCTTGCCTGGATACCTGCGATACGGCCTGTGTCGATGTCTGTCCCGTGGACTGTATCCATCCAGACGAGGGCTGGGAAGCCGGTGATGATCCCACCGGCCATATGCTGTATATCGATCCTGAGGAGTGCATTGATTGCGGCGCCTGCGAGCCTGAGTGCCCAGTGGAGGCCATATTTGAGGAAGATGCGGTGCCGGAAGAGTGGAAAAAGTTTACTAAAATGAATTATGACCGTTTTGGCCAGGACTACGCCGCTTAGCACCATCCACCATTGCGCATTCAGCGGCGGCTGTCCGTTTGACTGGCAGCCGCGTTCTGTTGTCAGTCGCACTGCTCAGGCCCCCAACCAAAGGTGAGTATTGCCCGCGACACGTGATGCAATAATGGCCGTCCTCAAGACGGTGAACTACCCCGGCTTCAATCGCGATATTGTTTCGTTCGGTATGGTGCACGACGTGGTGGTGGACGGCGATCAGGCCCGGCTGCAACTAGGCGTGGCCTCAACCGATGAGGAACAGAAGGCGAAGCTGGCATCGGCAGTCAAGGCAGCCCTGATTGACCAGCTGCCCCTATCCAGCGTGGAGGTGGAGATCGTTCCACCCAAGCCCAGGGGCGGAAACGGTCCGGCTGCCGGTCCAGCAGGCCCGACCGTTGGGCAGAGCCCTATACCGGGCGTGAAATATACCATTGCGGTGGCCAGCGGGAAGGGAGGCGTGGGCAAAAGCACGGTGTCGGTCAACCTCGCCGCTGCCATGACCCTTAGCGGTGCCAAGGTGGGTATCCTCGACCTGGATATTTACGGTCCCAGCCTCCCCATGATTATGGGCGTAGAGGAGCAGCCGGCGATGAACGCTGAGCAGAAGATCATTCCCCTTGAGCGCCACAATATGGCCGTCATGTCCTTCGGCCTGATCAGCGGCAACCAGGCGCCAACCATCTGGCGGGGTCCCATGGTGGCCAAGATGACCCAGCAGTTTTTTGACGATGTGGCCTGGGGGGAGCTCGAGGTACTGGTCATCGACCTGCCGCCGGGCACGGGGGATATTCAACTGACGCTGGTCCAGCGACTTGCCCTCACCGGGGCGGTGATTGTCACCACGCCCCAGAAGCTGGCGCTGTTGGATGTGCGCAAGGGGGCGGATATGTTCGCCAAGGTGAATACGCCGGTGCTAGGTGTCGTGGAAAATATGTCCAGCCTGCCTCTTCGGGGGGTGGTGAAGGACGCTCAGGGACAGGTTGTGCCCGGCGCTACCCTCGAATTCGAGGGGTTGGGCGCTGTATCCAGCGTGACAGGTGATGAGCAGGGCCGTTTTCACGTTGACGTGGATATATTTCGTAGCGGGGGAGGCGAGGAGGAGAGCAAACGCCTGGGCGTGCCCTTGCTGGGGAGCGTGCCGCTCTGGCCGGAGCTGGTGGTGGCGTCCGATTCAGGGGAGCCGTATGTATTGCAGCACCCCGACGACCTCGTTGGGCGAGAATTCCGGCGAATTGCCGATGCTCTTCTGAGCATGATCAGGGGCATGTCTTGAAGCCCAGCCAGCCGCCACTTATCGCAAAATCGTAGCGCACACCTAAATTACTCACCGCTCCGAAGCTGGCGACCCATAACTGTCTGGCGTGGTTATGAAGGGCTGCAGCAAGGCTTTCATCCCAGCGATCGGCATGCCGGTGAAATGACTGCATGATAAACGACCTCACCGTATTGCTCCTGTCCCAGTTTGCGGGCGTCTATCCTGTCATCATCTGGCTTGTGCCTGTGAGCGTTATTAAGAGTGGCTTCGTTCGGTTTAACCTGGGGCTGGCAACCATCATGTTGGGACTGGCCACCCTGTTGACGAGCCTGCAAAGCCCGGCAATGCCAATGAAGGGCTGGATGCTAGGTCTGGGTGGTCTCAGTCTGGTGGTGCTGGGGCTGGGTTGGCATCGAATGCGAATAGCCCAGGCCATACTAACCCCACTGTTGCTTTTGTGGGGTGGGTTACTATGCCAGCAGGCGCTGGATGGTCGGATTGCTCAAGCTGACTGGGCCCACTGGATGGCGGTGATTTGGGGTGGTGCCGTGCTGGCCGCGGTGATGTATGCCATGGTGCTGGGGCACTGGTACCTGAATGTGGCCGAGTTGCCCATCGGCTACCTGCGCCAAGCCACCCGGCTGGCCCTGTTGCTGCTGGCGGGCCGCGCGGCCTGGGTGGCGGGAGTGCTGGTCGTGACCCAGGCAGAACTGGGCCTACGCCTCCAGCCTGCCTATCTGCTTTTGACCAGACTGGACGGGTTCATTCTGTGGATTGGCCTGCTCATGGGGCTGGCGGCGCCGCTGGTCTTTGCCTGGATGGCCATGAGGACCGCCCGCATCCAGTCGACCCAGTCAGCCACCGGTCTGCTTTACGTGGTGCTGATCCTGGTGGTGATGGGCACCCTCATTTTCGATGGCTATCTGCTGGAACTGGAGCTGCCGCTGTGATGGTGGACCTGTCCATTGAGTGCGATCAGTGTGGCCATTATTACCGCGTCAAAGCGGCCGACTCCCGGTCCGCTATCTGTCCCCAGTGCGGCACCTCGCCGGGAACTGTTGAATCGGCATGGTCGTTGGAACAGGGATGCCCGCTGTGCGGGTGCCGGCACCTTTACCGCCGTAAGGCGTTCAACCAGCTCCTGGGTCTGGCAATCATGATTCTAGGTGCGGTCCTGGCTGTGGCGGTGAGTTATTGGTTCCTGCTGCTATTCGGGCTGATGGACCTGCTGCTTTACCGGCTGGTAGCCGAGTTGGCAGTTTGCTACCGCTGTGGTGTGGAGGTGAGCCTGGAGACTGGGGTTGCCAGGCTGGAACCGTTCGACCATCATACGGCCGAAATCTACACGTACGAGGGGCAGGAATCCGGTGACTAGCCTACGGTTGCCTCGGGCGGGGGTGTAAGGTAACTTAGCTTTGACGGTACCGATGAAATCCGATAACGAATCCGAACTGAAAGCAAGACTCCTGGCAGAGGGGAAATTGCCCCGGCACGTCGCCATTATCATGGATGGCAATGGCCGGTGGGCAAAGTCGCGGGCTCTGCCCAGAGTGGCGGGACACAAGGAGGGGGTGAACTCCGTCCGGGAGATTACGCGCGCCTGCGGAGAAATCGGCGTAGAGATGTTGACGCTTTACACGTTCAGCGCCGAGAACTGGAAGCGCCCCCGCACGGAGGTAAATGCACTGATGCGGTTGCTGGTCGCGACCATTCGTGACGAGGTGCAGGAGCTCATGGAAAACAATGTCCGTCTGACCGCCATTGGACTGATTGAAGACCTCCCTTTGATCGCCCAGCGGGAGCTCCGGAGTGCCATCGGCTTGACGGCCGACAACAGCGGCCTGAACCTGAATCTTGCTCTCAGCTATGGTGGCCGACAGGAGATAATCGCAGCTGTTCGCAGTATCATCCATCAGTTCACCGAAGAGCAGCTTGCTGCGGGCGACATCGATGAGGCCTTGTTTGAGGCCTGTCTCTACACAGCCGGCATGCCCGATCCGGGGCTAATCATCCGCACTGGCGGCGAGACCAGGCTGAGCAATTTCCTCCTGTGGCAGTCGGCCTATAGCGAGCTGATCGTCACCGAGATCATGTGGCCCGAATTCAGGCGCGAGGCCCTTTATGAGACGCTGCTGGAGTATCAGCGGCGCGAGAGACGGTTCGGGCTGCTGAGCGAACAGGTCGTGGCAGCGCCGATGATGGATTAAGCATGGTGTTCAAAACAGGAATCACGCTGATCTTTTTGCTGGCAACGCTGGCCTGGGGCCAGCCGGTACCCAGTTTTTCTCTCAAGGAAGTGGTGGTGGAAGGCAGCGAACGGGCCTCCCAACAGGTGATTCGTTCCACCTCGCGGTTGATTCCCGGGAGAACGGTGACGGGCCTGGATATTCAACGGGGCATCCGCCGATTGTGGGATCTG
This is a stretch of genomic DNA from Candidatus Neomarinimicrobiota bacterium. It encodes these proteins:
- a CDS encoding Mrp/NBP35 family ATP-binding protein, which encodes MAVLKTVNYPGFNRDIVSFGMVHDVVVDGDQARLQLGVASTDEEQKAKLASAVKAALIDQLPLSSVEVEIVPPKPRGGNGPAAGPAGPTVGQSPIPGVKYTIAVASGKGGVGKSTVSVNLAAAMTLSGAKVGILDLDIYGPSLPMIMGVEEQPAMNAEQKIIPLERHNMAVMSFGLISGNQAPTIWRGPMVAKMTQQFFDDVAWGELEVLVIDLPPGTGDIQLTLVQRLALTGAVIVTTPQKLALLDVRKGADMFAKVNTPVLGVVENMSSLPLRGVVKDAQGQVVPGATLEFEGLGAVSSVTGDEQGRFHVDVDIFRSGGGEEESKRLGVPLLGSVPLWPELVVASDSGEPYVLQHPDDLVGREFRRIADALLSMIRGMS
- a CDS encoding isoprenyl transferase, with amino-acid sequence MKSDNESELKARLLAEGKLPRHVAIIMDGNGRWAKSRALPRVAGHKEGVNSVREITRACGEIGVEMLTLYTFSAENWKRPRTEVNALMRLLVATIRDEVQELMENNVRLTAIGLIEDLPLIAQRELRSAIGLTADNSGLNLNLALSYGGRQEIIAAVRSIIHQFTEEQLAAGDIDEALFEACLYTAGMPDPGLIIRTGGETRLSNFLLWQSAYSELIVTEIMWPEFRREALYETLLEYQRRERRFGLLSEQVVAAPMMD
- the tgt gene encoding tRNA guanosine(34) transglycosylase Tgt, whose protein sequence is MQFQIGSSDAHSAARTGELVLAHGRVETPCFMPIGTHGAVKTMAPWELRELGAEMVLSNTYHLFLRPGMEVIGKSGGLHNFMGWDGPILTDSGGYQIFSLAALRKVDDEGVTFRSHLDGTTHHLTPEGVVDIQRGLGSDFVLALDVCPPADASRRMVAEAVARTTAWARRSAERFQTTAPSVGDDQSLVCIVQGGTDENLRRRSAEELLALETPAYAVGGLAVGEPKEALLTTLELMAALLPQAKPRYLMGVGTPADLVRSVALGMDMFDCVLPTRNARNGQLFTPTGKLNIRNTRYRLDQEPVQEGCECPLCAHFGRAYLCHLFHTGEVLGLRLATAHNLHFYLRLMADMRSAIRQGRFDSWSQSFLRQYGED
- a CDS encoding M48 family metallopeptidase, whose translation is MTGRVEDAAGPSRPKAYHRTQLALSLSSTAAGWAYLLLLVLTPLSAWLAAATELTANPYLHFVLFGLAAGVLAQVYALPLSFLSGYLVEHRYQLSNQSLAGWAWARTKGALVGAAVGLPLALIFLACLRAFGAGWWLPVSGVLILFTVVLGRLAPTLIFPLFYEFEALADDHPLKERIGTLSGSVGLNVAGVFRFNLSKTTKKANAAFTGLGRAKRVLLADTLLEQFPDDEILAVVAHELGHFKLRHIWKGMALGMVLTVVGLKLVASVHASITAGNVTDLATLPWLALLLGLYSFATAPLANAYSRRNEFAADGYSRRLLGSGRDLASGLQRLADLNLADRDPHPVVEFMFYNHPSITRRLVALAEDGGATPEVD
- a CDS encoding DoxX family membrane protein, with translation MSDNKKSPTPRQNPPNLPSWLPRVLTAFRLILGAVFLTSGALKVLDAQSFMATLPLYQLPGWLTPAGALLPTVETILGIALLMGVVPRLTALATLAALGLFSALLVMGILGGELESCGCFGRLLETSPGIALIRNLVLVLLAGAMWRFTPPTATRWRTWKVGSLAALLLALGTLTGYTIHHPQLDTTSAQPGTLFPDEGFLADPPALEGRQLVFIFSVTCEHCWNAVANVKALSAELPDYEVFSVTLSASHELGWFVEEFNFDLPIYRYDPDLFAGTFRAWPALYVLEDGLIIGKLDNEVPAPKTLMEMHMPQWQ
- a CDS encoding PD40 domain-containing protein; the protein is MMKPARLVALSVILWLATPLGAQFGQNIVQYDRYDWQFIQSPYFDIYFYGDNLPLAEFASGVADEAYRQISDRLNWQIQKRVSIMIYASHADFQQTNVTFSYMYEGIGGVTELFKNRVVVPFEGSYDDFRHVIRHELVHALLNDMIYGGNVQSIISGRIRYSIPGWMNEGLSEYLATGWDANSDMYMRDLALHGDIVPIQQLGGLYAYRGGQSVWRYIAGKYGEESIAEIFSRVKMSGNVERGFRAAIGADFELLTDQWRDYLKKLYWPDVAGRDRLKDIAHPVTKHEELQNTYNIAPAISPDGSKLAIMRNDHSIMEIVLISATDGRFLKRLIRGGTTAHFEELKLLKPGITWSPDGKRVAFAAKAASKDVLYVADIKTAKVKEYPTELEGLFMAAWSPEGETIALVGNSGIKSDIYLLDLKTGDLTNLTDDIFSEFNPVWSPDGQSIVFSTDRGDYPGYRFDEQGNRYEFEQRYAPASGELLASVAPGFSLLDHDLGQLDIFSIDRDGSNLRRITSDPGKENYPVFAHTEPYLYFTSDRSGIDNIYMLNLESDETRAVTNILTGISDLSMGRDDSRLYFTGFERSGFDIYRIHNPLDMWEQPKTVPLSNFLLTDTTDTKSILVNEDRGRTQPRLEGDYANYVFGLDKPYSYGTAAGDTAERVELQEQAYKDEGGEYRVHRYKTRFTLDLVQSYAGYSTLYSFQGMTQFMFSDILGNHRISMATEMQISLDNSDYFLTYHLLPFRTNYYFTVFHTAFIFSTGLSELNRLRHFGLDITASLPMNRFRRFDLSLTANAVEHAIFTDPNRDLNFTRASTVRITSLIPRLAYVWDNAEWAFLHPVNGWRTTLSATASPKLSNEGISFQTVSLDVRRYFRLFGGTSIAARVSGGASYGADAQSFLVGGLPWLFSSEGGGRYARNIFDGTAVENLKTIYFSEYLTPLRGTRLMERVGRQAVLVNLEFRFPFLIYYFPALRMLGQLGGVAFLDAAAGLWDNAGDRSDIVTYGWGPRFLLFGLPIQLDFAWPLNPPAGEKRTRSWYLTIGTDF
- a CDS encoding ferredoxin family protein translates to MAYIITEPCLDTCDTACVDVCPVDCIHPDEGWEAGDDPTGHMLYIDPEECIDCGACEPECPVEAIFEEDAVPEEWKKFTKMNYDRFGQDYAA